In Bacteroides sp. AN502(2024), one genomic interval encodes:
- a CDS encoding ATP-binding protein produces the protein MGRAISNKNVLTAKFEVADFDGAFLASFGRPELRGAWIIYGGSGSGKTTFVMQVCKYLTRFRRVAYNSLEQGLSLSLQKAWERVGMAEVGNRIILLNKEQLKELRTRLKKKQSPDVIVIDSVHYLRRFNMDQYQTLRDEFPGKLFIFISHEKAGQPKGTMAQNIRYDSEIKIRVEGYKAFVTTRYEVADLGEGGADFVIWEAGAQEYWIDKM, from the coding sequence ATGGGACGGGCGATAAGCAATAAAAACGTACTGACGGCAAAATTTGAGGTGGCCGACTTTGACGGGGCATTTCTTGCCAGCTTCGGACGACCGGAACTGCGTGGCGCATGGATAATCTACGGCGGCAGCGGCTCAGGTAAAACCACCTTTGTGATGCAGGTCTGCAAGTACCTTACCCGCTTTCGTCGCGTGGCATATAATAGTCTGGAGCAGGGTTTAAGCCTGTCATTGCAAAAAGCATGGGAGCGCGTGGGCATGGCGGAAGTCGGCAACCGCATTATACTGCTGAATAAAGAACAGCTGAAAGAATTGCGCACCCGTTTGAAGAAGAAACAAAGCCCTGACGTGATTGTGATTGACAGCGTACATTATTTAAGACGCTTCAATATGGATCAGTACCAGACTTTGCGTGACGAGTTCCCCGGCAAACTGTTTATTTTCATTAGCCATGAAAAGGCAGGCCAGCCCAAAGGCACGATGGCACAGAACATCCGCTATGACAGTGAGATAAAAATACGTGTGGAGGGTTACAAGGCATTCGTCACTACCCGTTACGAGGTTGCCGACCTCGGTGAGGGCGGCGCGGACTTCGTGATATGGGAAGCAGGCGCACAGGAGTATTGGATCGATAAAATGTAA
- a CDS encoding DUF6078 family protein: protein MFVCQVIIFIGRGTYYRFYRKERDLSLEQQEYIRRIFVRKEYRRNLHPIPTQKNIFMIIICHLQQFRCI, encoded by the coding sequence ATGTTTGTCTGTCAGGTAATTATCTTTATCGGACGCGGGACGTATTACCGCTTTTACCGTAAAGAGAGAGATTTGTCGCTTGAACAACAGGAATATATTCGTAGGATTTTCGTCAGAAAAGAATACCGGAGGAACCTACATCCGATTCCTACACAAAAGAATATATTTATGATAATTATCTGCCATCTGCAACAATTTCGTTGTATCTAA
- a CDS encoding IS3 family transposase: MKTLCGLFGMSSQAYYKKKKNLLSRHQIRTAILDAVFFYRSKAPGIGGLKLYHELRSLYGSEITGGRDAFLHLLRSERLMLPPKKPRHTTDSHHLYKKYPNLIKGVTAQYPNHIWVCDITYIWIEGGVCYLHLVTDMYSHAVLGWVLSPSLHAEYTLQALEQAINEAGGGNLCGTIHHSDRGVQYACDAYIDTLVTHHIRVSMTEDYNPTDNAVAERMNGILKTEWIYGMSLFRDKEMAREQITRMIDFYNNGRPHMSIGMKKPMDVYHGEVPGKSLWKK; this comes from the coding sequence GTGAAAACCCTTTGCGGACTGTTTGGCATGTCTTCCCAGGCCTATTACAAAAAGAAAAAAAATCTTTTGTCGCGTCATCAGATCAGAACAGCCATCTTGGATGCCGTCTTCTTCTACCGCTCAAAGGCTCCGGGCATCGGTGGTTTGAAATTATACCATGAGCTCCGCTCCCTTTATGGAAGCGAGATAACCGGAGGGCGGGATGCCTTCCTTCATCTGCTGCGTTCGGAACGCCTTATGCTGCCCCCGAAGAAACCCAGGCATACGACGGACTCCCACCATCTTTACAAGAAGTATCCGAATCTGATCAAGGGGGTAACGGCACAATACCCGAACCATATCTGGGTATGTGACATCACTTACATCTGGATTGAAGGTGGCGTATGCTACCTCCATCTTGTAACGGACATGTACTCACATGCCGTTTTAGGATGGGTGCTCTCTCCCAGTTTGCATGCCGAATATACGCTACAGGCACTGGAACAGGCCATCAATGAGGCTGGAGGTGGCAATCTTTGCGGCACAATCCACCATTCCGACCGGGGGGTACAGTATGCCTGCGATGCCTATATCGACACACTGGTCACTCATCATATACGTGTGAGCATGACTGAAGATTACAACCCGACGGACAATGCGGTAGCAGAAAGGATGAATGGCATCCTGAAAACGGAATGGATATACGGCATGTCGCTGTTCAGGGATAAAGAGATGGCACGGGAGCAGATTACGCGAATGATTGACTTCTATAATAATGGACGACCGCATATGAGCATAGGTATGAAAAAACCCATGGACGTATATCATGGAGAGGTGCCGGGAAAATCATTGTGGAAAAAATAA
- a CDS encoding helix-turn-helix domain-containing protein: MNETIHDRIGALVQEYGNGKNTVFANKIGVSEGNIRGYIKGIMPKADVLEKIVRILDVNAMWLLTGIGHMRVSNLDINAPVLVSDNDKLAPVLQQFDVFIQKKDAQIVQQAEEIGRLRERIAQMQQRFEKNATNANTDTIANVG, from the coding sequence ATGAACGAAACAATTCACGATAGAATCGGGGCGTTAGTCCAAGAATATGGCAATGGGAAGAATACCGTATTCGCCAATAAAATAGGTGTAAGTGAAGGAAATATACGCGGTTATATCAAAGGTATCATGCCTAAAGCAGATGTCCTTGAGAAAATCGTGAGAATACTCGATGTTAATGCTATGTGGCTACTCACAGGCATTGGACACATGCGTGTGAGTAATTTAGATATAAATGCACCTGTACTTGTTTCAGATAATGATAAACTTGCTCCCGTTCTACAACAGTTTGATGTGTTTATCCAAAAAAAAGACGCTCAAATTGTACAGCAAGCAGAAGAAATTGGTCGGTTACGTGAGCGCATAGCCCAAATGCAACAGCGTTTTGAAAAAAATGCAACCAATGCGAACACCGATACTATTGCCAATGTCGGCTAA
- a CDS encoding RNA polymerase sigma factor, whose product MSDVVLWDLMLKGDMKAMSLLYKKHYELLLNFGLKYTSDEEFVKDCIQDVFVKLCVSKRLSSTKYVRSYLLTSLKHIIFDELSSLKVTEELDEHFFELKIENSVLETLFKGNDEDLQLSKKLINVYKSLPDNQRMAIYLRYVRGLSYKEMAIVLNVNPQSSMNLVSRALTSLRSKMTLDEYLLIMILFCS is encoded by the coding sequence ATGAGTGATGTAGTTTTATGGGATCTTATGTTGAAAGGCGATATGAAAGCTATGTCTTTATTGTATAAGAAGCATTATGAGTTATTGCTTAATTTTGGTCTTAAATATACTTCTGATGAGGAATTCGTTAAGGATTGCATTCAGGATGTTTTTGTGAAACTTTGCGTGAGCAAGCGATTGTCTTCAACAAAATATGTACGTTCTTATCTTTTGACTTCTTTGAAGCATATTATATTTGATGAATTGTCCTCGTTGAAAGTGACGGAAGAATTAGATGAGCATTTCTTTGAGCTGAAAATAGAAAATTCTGTTTTAGAAACCCTTTTTAAAGGCAATGATGAAGATCTTCAATTGAGTAAGAAACTGATAAACGTTTATAAAAGTCTGCCTGATAATCAACGGATGGCAATTTATCTTCGTTATGTGAGGGGATTGTCCTATAAAGAAATGGCAATTGTCTTGAACGTAAATCCCCAGTCTTCTATGAATTTGGTTTCTCGTGCATTGACTAGTTTACGGTCGAAAATGACTCTTGACGAGTATTTACTGATTATGATTCTATTCTGTTCCTGA
- a CDS encoding ATP-binding protein yields the protein MAGLEPAVDVHVNYVDVPEYPGNKVIAMHFDGRVWGERPHTFHGCPYYKVESTMKVMPQDMYDERIRAHQPQIYSWESQMADSITFADLNEKHIRGCIRLGVESGRIPASAMSTSIEDTLAKWKLLKNGVPTNGAAMLFSDNIDEFPQFRLRMARFVGTDKNEFIDNQRVEGGFFDLLDAGMAFFFKHLNLGGKITNHSLQREEHLEVPYKALREALINSLCHRQWEKYNLTNSIAIYDDRIEIANPGIFPPQITPESIKEPHESYPYNLKIAEALYKSTYLESWGSGAKRIMDACREQGVEEPVWRWDGGFVIVTFKRPTYELVTHEQEAVKEDLGGDATLRVTQAPLKHPQVELLIRKMSDSYMTMKEIAELCGIRDLKYFRESYITPALEIGVIERLYPNQPKHPKQKYRLTEIKNKQ from the coding sequence TTGGCGGGACTGGAACCGGCGGTTGATGTCCATGTCAATTATGTTGATGTCCCGGAGTATCCGGGTAATAAGGTCATTGCAATGCACTTTGACGGCAGGGTATGGGGCGAGCGTCCGCATACCTTTCATGGGTGTCCTTATTATAAAGTCGAGAGCACTATGAAAGTCATGCCGCAGGATATGTATGACGAGCGTATTCGTGCGCATCAGCCTCAGATTTATTCATGGGAAAGTCAAATGGCAGATAGTATCACTTTTGCGGATTTGAATGAAAAACATATCCGAGGCTGCATACGTCTTGGTGTAGAAAGTGGACGTATTCCGGCAAGTGCCATGAGCACTTCAATTGAAGACACTTTAGCTAAATGGAAACTTTTGAAGAACGGTGTGCCGACCAACGGTGCAGCGATGTTGTTTTCCGATAATATAGATGAATTTCCGCAGTTCAGGTTGAGAATGGCTCGTTTCGTGGGAACTGACAAAAATGAGTTTATTGACAACCAGCGTGTTGAGGGTGGCTTTTTCGACCTCCTCGATGCCGGCATGGCATTTTTCTTCAAACATCTTAATCTTGGCGGTAAGATAACAAATCATAGCTTGCAGCGAGAGGAACATCTTGAAGTGCCATACAAGGCTTTGAGGGAAGCTCTTATAAACTCGCTTTGCCACCGTCAATGGGAAAAGTATAACCTGACTAACAGCATTGCAATCTACGATGACCGCATAGAAATTGCGAATCCGGGAATCTTCCCTCCACAGATTACACCAGAATCAATCAAAGAGCCACATGAGTCATATCCATACAATCTTAAGATTGCCGAAGCCCTCTACAAATCCACCTATCTGGAAAGTTGGGGTTCGGGAGCCAAGCGCATCATGGATGCCTGTCGTGAGCAAGGCGTAGAAGAACCCGTATGGCGATGGGACGGAGGCTTCGTTATTGTAACATTCAAACGTCCAACTTATGAATTAGTTACTCATGAACAAGAGGCTGTAAAAGAAGACTTAGGGGGTGATGCCACCCTAAGAGTCACTCAAGCACCCCTTAAGCACCCCCAAGTAGAGTTACTGATACGGAAAATGAGCGATTCTTACATGACCATGAAAGAAATTGCTGAATTATGTGGCATCAGAGATTTAAAATATTTCCGTGAAAGCTACATTACCCCGGCATTGGAAATTGGGGTGATAGAACGGCTATACCCAAATCAGCCAAAGCATCCCAAACAGAAATATAGATTAACTGAAATAAAGAATAAACAGTAA
- a CDS encoding GyrI-like domain-containing protein, giving the protein MVTIYFDKQLSRFMVGITVPTSFSVPNGFFTYEIEAGEYAVFQFKGLYHELNRVYRYIYPDWYTRQNRGLPYAILIGIAINPQFIKTVYDSPHYVHTLNDEYAQTENHAGLIADKLADRLVRKGYKALSQSDNTLITENTFDFTTKTSVLPHKTIAVLSGIGYIGKNNLFITTEYGAVQCLGTVLTNAPISIMKYKIKSSQCGNCNICKDVCPQKVLNGVC; this is encoded by the coding sequence ATGGTTACGATATACTTTGACAAACAACTAAGCCGTTTCATGGTGGGGATAACTGTCCCAACATCATTCAGTGTACCAAATGGTTTCTTTACTTATGAAATAGAAGCCGGAGAATATGCAGTGTTTCAATTCAAAGGGTTATATCACGAATTGAATAGAGTGTATCGTTACATATACCCTGATTGGTATACACGACAGAACAGGGGACTGCCGTATGCCATACTGATAGGAATTGCCATAAATCCGCAATTTATCAAAACTGTGTATGATAGTCCCCATTATGTGCATACTCTCAACGATGAATATGCACAGACAGAAAACCATGCGGGACTGATTGCGGATAAACTGGCTGACCGACTTGTCAGAAAAGGTTACAAAGCATTATCACAGTCAGACAATACCTTGATAACAGAGAATACATTTGACTTCACAACAAAAACATCCGTTCTACCACATAAAACCATTGCCGTACTTAGCGGTATTGGTTATATTGGTAAAAACAACCTGTTCATCACGACTGAATATGGAGCAGTACAATGCCTTGGCACAGTCCTGACAAATGCCCCAATATCAATAATGAAATACAAAATCAAGTCGTCGCAATGCGGTAATTGTAATATATGCAAGGATGTATGCCCACAAAAAGTGTTGAACGGGGTTTGCTAG
- a CDS encoding helix-turn-helix domain-containing protein: MTIDDIKKLIASDESQTLGLKKTTGELKDGMHSACAFLNTEGGWLIFGVAPKSLKIIGQEVTDKT, translated from the coding sequence ATGACTATTGACGATATAAAGAAACTCATTGCTTCCGACGAGTCGCAGACTTTGGGGCTGAAGAAGACTACCGGCGAGTTGAAAGACGGTATGCACTCGGCATGTGCGTTTCTCAACACTGAAGGCGGTTGGCTGATATTTGGAGTCGCGCCAAAATCTTTGAAAATTATCGGGCAGGAAGTGACTGACAAGACATAG
- a CDS encoding phage integrase SAM-like domain-containing protein, with the protein MNIKRNIIFALESRKKNGVPITENMPIRMRVIFASQRIEFTTGYRIDATKWDTDKQRVKNGCTNKLKLSASEINADLLRQYTEIQNIFKEFEVQNVLPTPAQIKDSFNARMKDAPVTEQETAEGPKISFWEAFEEFVRECGKQNDWTDATYEKFAAVKNHLKEFRDELSFDTFTENGLNDYVDFLRNKKDMRNSTIGKQIAFLKWFLRWSFKKGYNQNMAYDSFKPKLKNTPKKVIFLTWEELNRLKDYKIPQTKQYLERVRDVFLFCCFSGLRYSDVYNLKRSDIKPDHIEVTTVKTADSLIIELNNHSKAILEKYKSVHFEDHKALPVISNQKMNDYLKELGELAEINDPVRETYYKGNERIDTVTPKYALLGTHAGRRTFICNALALGIPAQVVMKWTGHSDYKAMKPYIDVADDIKANAMNKFNQL; encoded by the coding sequence ATGAATATCAAAAGAAACATCATTTTCGCACTGGAAAGCCGGAAGAAAAACGGTGTGCCAATCACAGAGAATATGCCTATCCGTATGCGTGTGATATTCGCAAGCCAGCGTATAGAGTTTACAACGGGCTACCGCATTGACGCTACTAAATGGGATACGGACAAACAAAGGGTAAAGAACGGATGCACAAACAAACTGAAACTAAGCGCATCCGAAATCAATGCAGACCTGTTAAGACAGTATACGGAGATACAGAACATCTTCAAAGAGTTTGAAGTACAGAACGTACTACCCACACCCGCACAGATAAAGGACAGCTTCAATGCAAGGATGAAGGATGCACCAGTCACAGAGCAGGAAACAGCCGAAGGACCTAAAATCAGCTTTTGGGAGGCGTTCGAGGAGTTTGTAAGGGAATGCGGGAAACAGAATGACTGGACAGACGCAACCTACGAAAAATTCGCTGCGGTAAAGAACCACCTGAAAGAGTTCAGGGATGAACTTTCCTTTGATACGTTCACCGAGAACGGTCTGAATGACTATGTGGACTTCCTGCGTAACAAGAAAGATATGCGTAACAGCACCATAGGCAAGCAGATAGCCTTCCTGAAATGGTTCCTGCGGTGGAGTTTCAAGAAAGGGTACAATCAGAACATGGCTTATGACAGCTTCAAGCCCAAGCTGAAAAACACACCCAAAAAAGTGATATTCCTCACATGGGAGGAACTGAACAGACTGAAAGACTACAAGATACCCCAAACCAAGCAGTATCTCGAACGGGTAAGGGACGTTTTTCTGTTCTGCTGTTTCAGCGGGCTGCGCTATTCGGACGTGTACAACCTCAAACGGAGCGACATCAAGCCCGACCATATAGAAGTGACAACCGTCAAGACAGCGGACAGCCTTATCATAGAGTTAAACAACCACAGCAAGGCGATACTGGAAAAATACAAAAGCGTACACTTTGAAGATCACAAGGCACTTCCGGTCATCAGCAACCAAAAGATGAACGATTATTTGAAAGAACTGGGGGAACTTGCGGAAATCAACGACCCGGTAAGGGAAACTTACTACAAGGGAAATGAACGTATAGACACCGTCACACCCAAATACGCCCTGCTGGGAACCCATGCCGGAAGACGGACATTCATCTGCAACGCTTTGGCATTGGGTATTCCCGCACAAGTGGTGATGAAGTGGACGGGACACAGCGACTACAAGGCGATGAAACCATACATAGACGTTGCCGATGACATCAAGGCCAATGCGATGAACAAATTCAACCAACTGTAA
- a CDS encoding FecR family protein codes for MEKGKFKMYYVARKLLEHARKHERHVTPEELDELWRCVEERVYSEKRKRTRRHVLYFATASAAAIIFLCMFGLGKQFISSYMDDDLIIEFAKYTQIKETLSKEILLLRPGKEDLKVKDTNANIVYSNNGAIVVNSDTINRGGTEEKKQDFNQLITPKGKRIQLTLSDGTHLWVNSGTRVIYPSCFEKKYREIYVEGEIYLDVFRNEDSPFIVRTKDFLIQVLGTSFNVSAYPSEHISSVVLVDGSVNIRNQQKEQVKLVPGQLVNIQTGQLHSPQNVDVKPYVCWVENMLMYIDEPLDKVFRKLNLYYGKEFVLESGVAELQVSGKLDLKEKLEDVLHTISFSVPIYFEEINDSIYVRKE; via the coding sequence ATGGAGAAAGGAAAATTTAAAATGTATTACGTTGCACGAAAATTGCTTGAACATGCCAGAAAACATGAGAGACATGTGACTCCAGAAGAACTGGATGAATTGTGGAGATGTGTAGAAGAGCGTGTGTATAGTGAGAAAAGAAAAAGAACTCGACGACATGTTCTTTATTTTGCTACAGCTTCAGCTGCTGCAATTATTTTTTTATGTATGTTTGGGTTGGGTAAACAATTTATCTCTTCCTATATGGATGATGATTTAATCATTGAGTTTGCAAAATATACACAAATAAAAGAAACGCTCAGTAAGGAAATTCTATTATTAAGACCGGGTAAGGAAGACCTGAAAGTAAAAGATACAAATGCAAATATTGTCTATTCAAACAATGGAGCCATAGTAGTAAATTCTGATACTATAAATCGGGGGGGTACAGAGGAGAAGAAACAGGATTTTAATCAATTGATAACTCCTAAGGGAAAAAGGATACAGTTGACTTTATCCGATGGAACTCATTTGTGGGTAAATTCGGGGACACGTGTCATTTATCCCAGTTGTTTTGAGAAAAAATATCGTGAGATTTATGTAGAGGGAGAAATATATCTTGATGTATTTCGTAATGAAGATTCCCCCTTTATAGTTCGGACTAAGGATTTTCTGATACAAGTCTTGGGAACTTCTTTTAATGTTTCGGCATATCCATCGGAACATATTTCTTCTGTTGTGCTGGTTGATGGTAGTGTTAATATCAGGAATCAGCAAAAAGAGCAAGTGAAGCTTGTCCCAGGACAATTGGTGAATATACAAACCGGACAGTTGCATTCTCCTCAAAATGTGGATGTTAAACCATACGTGTGTTGGGTGGAGAACATGCTGATGTATATAGATGAGCCTTTGGATAAAGTATTTAGGAAATTAAACTTGTATTATGGCAAAGAATTCGTTTTGGAATCCGGTGTGGCAGAGTTGCAAGTCTCCGGGAAATTGGATTTGAAAGAAAAGTTGGAAGACGTTTTACATACCATTTCTTTTTCTGTTCCCATATATTTTGAAGAAATAAATGATAGTATATATGTGAGAAAAGAATAG
- a CDS encoding AAA family ATPase, whose translation MGFLLDNAREDSLVLAVTGDAGCGKTEAIKNYAAAHRHVYHLCCSEYWNRRTFMGKLLQCMGVDFTGSTVSDMMDDIIDTLKRKENPLVVLDEADKLSDQVLYFFISLYNQLEGHCGIILCATNFLEKRIKKGLRTKRKGYEEIYSRMGRKFVELQVVNSEDVAAICVANGITATNAINRIVEDCECDLRRVKRAIWALQKEGK comes from the coding sequence ATGGGCTTCCTGCTTGACAATGCCCGCGAGGACAGCCTTGTATTGGCCGTTACGGGTGATGCCGGATGCGGTAAGACGGAAGCCATAAAGAACTACGCCGCCGCGCACCGCCACGTTTACCACCTCTGCTGCTCCGAGTATTGGAACCGCCGCACGTTCATGGGCAAGCTGCTGCAATGTATGGGTGTGGACTTCACGGGCAGCACGGTGTCGGATATGATGGACGACATCATCGACACGCTCAAACGCAAGGAAAATCCGCTTGTGGTGCTTGACGAGGCCGACAAACTTTCGGATCAGGTGCTTTATTTCTTTATCAGCCTTTACAACCAGCTGGAGGGACACTGTGGAATCATCCTTTGCGCCACCAATTTTCTGGAGAAGCGCATTAAAAAAGGGCTGCGCACCAAACGCAAGGGGTACGAGGAAATTTACAGCCGCATGGGACGCAAGTTCGTGGAGTTGCAGGTGGTGAACAGCGAGGATGTAGCCGCCATTTGCGTAGCAAACGGCATTACAGCCACGAACGCCATCAACCGCATAGTGGAGGACTGCGAATGTGATTTGCGTCGTGTAAAACGCGCTATTTGGGCTTTGCAAAAGGAGGGTAAATAA